The window TAATAGTTGCTTCATTATTTATTCTTATCTTCGGACTTTTTGATGATTTTATGGAGCTTGATTGGAAAACGCAACTCCTATTCCAAGTATCCGTAGCGATTATAATTTTTATTTTCGGAATCAGAGTCGAATACATTACCAATCCAGCAGGGGGGTTGATATTTTTAAATATGGGAGAGTATATTCTTCCGAGTTTTATTTTTGTCACGATATGGATCGTATTAATGATAAATTCAATGAATTGGGTGGATGGCGTTGATGGCTTGAGCGGAGGAGTGTCTTTAGCAGGAACAGCAACTGTCTTCTTTCTATCGCTTAAGCCGGAAGTTAACCAGCCTCCGGTGGGAATAATCGCTGCGGCTCTCTTTGGAGCGCTTCTGGGATTTCTAATTTTTAATTTCTATCCGTCTAGGATTTTGGCAGGAACTTCCGGGTCTATGTTTATGGGATTTATTTTGGCGACTTTAGCAATTTTTGCCGGAACTAAAATTGCGACTGCTCTTTTGGTTATGGCAGTTCCGATAATTGATTTGATTTGGGTAATAGGAGAAAGAATAAAAGCGGGAAGCTCTATTTTTAAATCGGATAATCGCCATCTTCATTACAAGCTCCTTGAAATCGGCTGGTCGCAGAAGAAAGTGGCTTTATTTTTCTACATTATTACCATTTTTATCGCAGTTGTGGCAATCAATACCAGAGCTATCGGGAAAATAGTAACTTTTATTTTGGCAGCGATTATAATAATCCTGACTATTATTTATGCGAACAGAAAGCTGAATTCGAACCGCATCTGATTCAATTTTATATAAAAAATGGCTATAAAAAATAAAATAATCATATCATTTTTTATTCTTGCCATAGTCGCTTTACTGGCTTTGGTTTTTTTAAGAGTAAAAAAACAGGAAGTTTGGATAAAAAACCAAAAATTTACAGTAGAAATAGCAGATACCGACATTGAGATGCAAGCGGGTCTTTCAGGGAGGGAAAAATTGTGTGAAAAATGCGGAATGCTGTTTGTTTTTTCCAGAAAAGGCAGGTATGGTTTTTGGATGAAAGGGATGAGGTTTAATCTCGATATGATTTGGATAGATGGAAATAGCATAGCTTATATTGCCAAAGATGTTCCTTATGATTCCAAGGAAACAATAAGTCCTGAAACTATGGCAGATAAAGTTTTAGAGCTGGATGCCGGGATGGCAGACGAATTGAATATTGAAATTGGGGATGAAATTAATTTTTGAATGGTTCCCCAACTAAAAACCCCGATGTTATCGGGGTTTTTGCAATATCGAAAGGATTTTTAATTTCCTTGAAAGAACAAACAACTTTTTGTTTATGGATTATCTGTTTTTCTTTTGAAGAATCATGATAATGAAGGCACTCTAACGGCATACTTGTGAAGATTTTGCAGCTGTTTGTTGTCTAGAGTCTTGGAGCTTTCAATTGCTTTAGTGACAAGATCCTTGGAAAATTCCATCGAAGTTCCAATGTATACTCCCCCCTTGAATCCGGAATTTTTTCTAAGATAATCTTCAATATATATCTTATGCTCTGCGGTAAGTCCGGAGTCAGGATTTTTTTCGAGATAGTTCGCTAACGCTCTGCGAGCTAGCCGTGTTTGGCTGTCTCCTCTTCCAGCTGTTTCGATAAACGATTCTTCAGTTTCTTGGCTTGTCGCAGTTGAAGCTACTGTCTCGTTTTTAGAGGCCGGTTTTTGCTGTTCCTTTGTTTGAACAGAAGTTGCGTCCTCTGATCCTTCATTGATCTCAACCTTTTCTTGATCATTTGCAGATTGCTCGCTGGTAGCTATTCTGTCGCTGTTTTCATCAGGAGTTTGATTTCGCTTGGAATAAGAATAAACTCCTCCGGCGATAGCAACTACTATTATTATGCTAATGATAATTCTAAGGTTGTCTCTTAACCAGCTTCCGGCGCCTTCTAACTCATTATCTTCCTCGTTTTTTTCTTCATCTTTTTCTTCGTTCTCCATTAATATTCACCATCCTTTCTAGATTATTTAATTATCAATGTACAGCTTGCGTTGAAACCGTTCGTCTTTTAATTTTAACAAGGCCATTTTTTGTCGTCAACTAGACAAAAGAAGGCATTCGGGTTGTAATTTTAAATGCAAGAAACTAAAACCGCCCTATGTTAAGGGCGGATCCAGTTTATATATTCGATTTTGAACAAACTCAAAATCGATTAAAAGAAAACTTAGTTACAAACTATTTTCTCTTTTTGGTTTTTTTAGCTTTCTTTGCTACTTTTTTCTTTGCTGCTTTTTTCTTTGCCATTTTGTTTCACCTCCTTCTAACAAAATTTGTTTTTGAATCTTTTTAAGATCATTACAAACTTTTTATTTTTTTTATATGTTTCGACGCTTATGTTTATTTTCGCGACTGAAATATTTTCATTGTGATAATATTTTATCACGCTATAATATTTTCTACAATAGAAAAAATATTTTATTTCAATCGATAACTTAATTATAAAGTATATTTTTTAAAATGCAATAGCAAAAAGTTATCCACAGGTGGAAATTTTCAATTTTCAATTTACAATTTTCAATCAATGTCTCAATTCTCAATTATAAAAAAATTTTAAAATTAAATAATTGTAAATTCATTGTAAATTGATCATTGATAATTGAAAATTTCCAATTCGCATATTCTCCATCTTCCGGACAAGTCTTTATGAAAGATAATTTTTGTCCGCCAGCTGGTGGATGGAAAATATTTTTTGATGAGCTTGGTTATTTTTAATTTCTGTTCCGGACTAATTTCCATGAAACATGAAGCATGAAACATAGAACAATTTTGCTTCAAAACCAATATTTGTTTAAGTAGCTCATTGTAATGATCCAAGCCTTCTTTCTGGCTGATTAAAGCGGATTTAGGCTCATATTTCTTGATATCTTTTGAGCAGGATTTATAAATTTCCGGGGAAAGATAGGGGAGATTGGCTGTGATTATCATCACGGAATTTTGTCCGCCAGCTGGCGGATTGAATTTTGAATTTTGAACGATCGGATTTAATAAATTGCCGTGAAGGAATTTTATTTTTTTATCAATTTTATGATATTTCGCATTTTGTTCGGAAACTTTTAAGGCTTTTTTATTATTATCTATCCCAAATAATTCGAAATTCGAAATTCGAAATTCGAAATTCTGCAACTGCTTTGCAGTTGCAATTATTATATTGCCGCTTCCTGTTCCAATGTCGATTAAGTTTATAGCCTTTAGTTTATAGTTTTTAGAAATTTCTTGAATAGCCAAATCAACCATCATTTCTGTTTCAGGGCGGGGGATAAGAGTATTTTTGTTCACTTTAAATTTCAATCCGTAAAATTCTTTTTCTCCCAAAATATATGCCAGCGGTTCGCATTTCATCCGCCGGTTTGCATAATCCATAATTCTTAATTCATAATTCTTTGCGATAGCGAATTCCGGATGCGTCAAAATAAATTCTCGGTTTTTTCCGAGAACGTGAGCGATAATAAGCTCTAAATCAAGTCGGTCGAGTTTTTTGGAATATTTATTAAGAATGTCTTGAATAACAATCACCAGCAATTTACAATTTTCAATTTACAATTTTCAATCAATAGCCAATTTTCTCCGCCAGCTGGCGGATTGAAAATTAAATCATTGAAAATTCATTGTAAATTGATCATTGATAATTGAAAATTAAGCTTTCTCCATCTTTCTCTTAACATCCTCTTCCATCAAAGCAGTAATTATATCATCCAAGTCCCCTCCTAAAATCACCTGAATGTTGCCCCAGGACTGTTTTATCCGGTGGTCGGTGATTCGGTCCTGGGGAAAATTGTAGGTTCTGATTTTTTCGCTTCGATCTCCGGTACCGATCTGGCTTTTTCGCTCATCTCCAAGCTCTTTAGCCCTTTTTTCTTCTTCTATTTGAAGAAGGCGGGAACGCATCACTTTCAT is drawn from Parcubacteria group bacterium and contains these coding sequences:
- a CDS encoding MraY family glycosyltransferase, coding for MVCRIGGVAVILGFLATLFLDGNLAISQKLWGIIVASLFILIFGLFDDFMELDWKTQLLFQVSVAIIIFIFGIRVEYITNPAGGLIFLNMGEYILPSFIFVTIWIVLMINSMNWVDGVDGLSGGVSLAGTATVFFLSLKPEVNQPPVGIIAAALFGALLGFLIFNFYPSRILAGTSGSMFMGFILATLAIFAGTKIATALLVMAVPIIDLIWVIGERIKAGSSIFKSDNRHLHYKLLEIGWSQKKVALFFYIITIFIAVVAINTRAIGKIVTFILAAIIIILTIIYANRKLNSNRI
- a CDS encoding DUF192 domain-containing protein → MAIKNKIIISFFILAIVALLALVFLRVKKQEVWIKNQKFTVEIADTDIEMQAGLSGREKLCEKCGMLFVFSRKGRYGFWMKGMRFNLDMIWIDGNSIAYIAKDVPYDSKETISPETMADKVLELDAGMADELNIEIGDEINF
- the prmC gene encoding peptide chain release factor N(5)-glutamine methyltransferase, giving the protein MIVIQDILNKYSKKLDRLDLELIIAHVLGKNREFILTHPEFAIAKNYELRIMDYANRRMKCEPLAYILGEKEFYGLKFKVNKNTLIPRPETEMMVDLAIQEISKNYKLKAINLIDIGTGSGNIIIATAKQLQNFEFRISNFELFGIDNNKKALKVSEQNAKYHKIDKKIKFLHGNLLNPIVQNSKFNPPAGGQNSVMIITANLPYLSPEIYKSCSKDIKKYEPKSALISQKEGLDHYNELLKQILVLKQNCSMFHASCFMEISPEQKLKITKLIKKYFPSTSWRTKIIFHKDLSGRWRICELEIFNYQ